CCCCAGCGATCGTAAAAGGAATGGTTGTTACGGGGAGTGAGCTTCCACTTTTGCTTTTAATTGAACTGGAAAGACTGATTAAAAAAGGACTCCCTCCGAGTAGATTTCCGAGTTGGAATGTTACAACTGTTCCATTGGTGGAAAATGAACCGAGAGTGAGAGTCATTTTGGGAACCGTAACGTTTATCGCTTGAATTGTGGATGCACTGATCGTTGAAGAATCTACAGATTGACTGAAATTCAAAGTCACAGTTGTGCTTGGCACAGCAGCAGCAGTTAGCTCTTCGCCTGATGCAGGTGTGGAGGAAGAGAGTGAAAAAGCCACAGAAGAATCTGAAGAATCATCGTTTGTTAGATCCGGTGTTTCCTCAATTGTGTATCTCTTTAAGCTGGATATGGTCAAAGATGAGGAATTTGATTTTTCGGTAATATCTCCTTCGGCCGGTACATTCAATTCAAAACTACCCAAATCGTTTCCATTGGCATCGGTTACACTGATCTTAGGTGTGCCTGGTTTCAGAGACAAAATAAATCTTCCTACCGAATTGGTAGTGGTTGATGTGGAAACGGAAACTCCTCTTACAGAAGAGGAACCATAAGAAACCGTTAGATTTCCATTTACTAAATTGAGTCCGTCGGATTTCAACTGTCCCCCAACTTGTAGAGTTGCTATATTGGAAGAAGAGGTATTCGCTCCTCCTCCTAAAAGCGCCAAAACACCTGCGGAAGATGATTTGGATTCCAGAGGGTTGATTATCGACTGAATCGCCGGATTGAAATAACAATTGGAAACAAATGCAATTGTCAAAACCCAGCTAATATAAGTTAGCAGGCGAAAAGCGAAGAAGGTTTTTACAATTGAAGCATTCATGATTATTGTCCTTGTTTTTGTTTCTCTAAATGTTCCAGGTCTTTCTCTAAGAGTTCCAAATCCAGTTTTTCTTCTATGTCTTGCATGTCTTGTTTCGCTTTGAGTTCGGAATCGATTGAGCTTGGCGTGCCTGTTTGGTTGTAAGAACGAGCACCTTCTCCTTCACAGATTTCCACTACTAATGTTTTTCTTGTGACTGTAACTAAAAATCCGCCCAAGAGTGTAAGAGCGACGTCCTTGTAAGTGGAAACTTGAGAAATACGAATCGGTCGGTCTTCTTTGGGAAACAATTCACTGTATTTCGGTTCTTTGAACCGGAAAGCACCAAACAACCAAAAGTATTCAGGATACTCCGAGTATGGTTGGCATTTTTGTCCGGGAGAAGCGAGTAGTATCGGGTGAGTGGGATTCGGAGAATGTAATAAAAAGGAAGTGCGAAGGGAATCCGATTTCAAAGGAGTATTTGCAGATTCCAAAACTCTTTTTCTTTCTTCCGCTCTTTTGGCTGCTTCGGAGTTTTGAAGTGCTAGGTTTTCCTGGTTGCGGATTTCCAGAAGTCTTGCTTTTTCCAAATCTCTTTTGGTCTGTTCTTCTTTGCGGATCTTTGCTTCTTCTTCTTCGGCAAGGTCTTTGTAGATGATTTTTAAGACGGATTTTTTAGATATGATGACATGTTTTCCGTCAGTACGATTGATTTCTACGGAATCCATGTTCTGATTGGAAACGATTCCTTTGATGGATTTTCCATTTTTCAAAAGAATTGTATTAATGGCGATTAGGGGAAGACTAGATAAGAATAGTCCGGTGAATAAGAGTAGAAATAGATATTTTTTCATATGATTTGGCGCTCATTTTTCTGCTTATAAACAAACCCTAATGTACGGAAAATGTTTGGGAAGAAGAAAAGTTTCTTCCTGGTAAAAA
The nucleotide sequence above comes from Leptospira kobayashii. Encoded proteins:
- a CDS encoding Ig-like domain-containing protein; translated protein: MNASIVKTFFAFRLLTYISWVLTIAFVSNCYFNPAIQSIINPLESKSSSAGVLALLGGGANTSSSNIATLQVGGQLKSDGLNLVNGNLTVSYGSSSVRGVSVSTSTTTNSVGRFILSLKPGTPKISVTDANGNDLGSFELNVPAEGDITEKSNSSSLTISSLKRYTIEETPDLTNDDSSDSSVAFSLSSSTPASGEELTAAAVPSTTVTLNFSQSVDSSTISASTIQAINVTVPKMTLTLGSFSTNGTVVTFQLGNLLGGSPFLISLSSSIKSKSGSSLPVTTIPFTIAGGGG
- a CDS encoding LA_0442/LA_0875 N-terminal domain-containing protein, with amino-acid sequence MKKYLFLLLFTGLFLSSLPLIAINTILLKNGKSIKGIVSNQNMDSVEINRTDGKHVIISKKSVLKIIYKDLAEEEEAKIRKEEQTKRDLEKARLLEIRNQENLALQNSEAAKRAEERKRVLESANTPLKSDSLRTSFLLHSPNPTHPILLASPGQKCQPYSEYPEYFWLFGAFRFKEPKYSELFPKEDRPIRISQVSTYKDVALTLLGGFLVTVTRKTLVVEICEGEGARSYNQTGTPSSIDSELKAKQDMQDIEEKLDLELLEKDLEHLEKQKQGQ